The Nicotiana tabacum cultivar K326 chromosome 5, ASM71507v2, whole genome shotgun sequence sequence TTTTCCGCACATTTCACTGATTTAGTATGTTTCTTATGAAAATTCGAGACTTaatcaattttacaaaaatggttttataaaaagaattcactgtggttacttgttgggttggcttgcctagtattgttataggcgccatcacgaccggggtatttggagtcgtgacaagttggtatcaaagcctaggttacataggtctcgtgagttatgagccggtttagtagagtctcgtggatcggtacgaagacgtctgtatttatcctcgggaggctgcagaacctttagaaaaacttctcattcttgaattcctgtcatgcaaatctgttgattctagtactaaacttctgttattctattctctcacagatgatgaggacacgtgctatcgatcaggatggacgaccaccagtaccactagttagggccactagaggccgaggccgcgatcgaggccgtggtagggatAGGGGTGTAGCCTGCACAGCAgttagggcagcacctgtagatccaccagccgccccagttaaGGATCAAGTCCCAGTtgcggatgctccagcagcaccagctcaggcaccagttgtgcctattatgattccaggcctttaggaggctctagctcagattctatcagtgtgcactggtttggctcaggcggtctcagttactatggccgcagctacttctcaggccggggaggtactcagactcccgttATTCACACACCTCAACAGattgtgcagggacttcaaacataaggggcacctccagcccagccggttgcaccagatcaggagtatgtggtaccagttatgcctgacgactagcagcgtcgattggagagatttggtagactttagcctccgactttcagtggtactgagggcgaggatgcccagggtttcttggacaagtgtcagaggattcttcgtactacaggtattctagagaccagtggtgtagcattttacttttcagttttctggagctatctttacttggtgggaggcttataagAGGTGTAGGCCCGTTAGTGTAGCGCCCCTTACCTggtagcagttctccattctctttctagagaagtatgtgtcacggtctcgtagagaggagctgcgcaggtagtTCGAGAAATTGcgtcagggagatatgactgtgacatagtatgagatgtggttctctgagttagctcgtcatgcggtctggttggtttcccacagatcgagaaaggatcaggaggttcattgatggcctcacatatcagcttcagattctcatgactagggagagggtgtcaaGTGATACTTTTGAGGAAGTTGTTGACATCGAccgcgagattgagtcagttcataGCCAGGAGCgaaaggagagggaggccaagaggcctcggggaccTGGTAGCTTTGGTAGTGCTctttcgaggggtcagtttcagcatggcagaggtcgtccattcaggcatgctcagtcagctcgcccaggttatcgtggggcatcctTGGGGcatggttctcacaattctcatcaggACCATTCATCACTCAGCGCCCTTCCAGTCTAGAGTTCGTCTCGTTCTCCCTTAGTTCAGggatcttctatgccaggtgtatctgctagtcattccgatTCTAGGGGTTTTCTTCAGTCCCCGTTTCCAGCACCGAGAAGTTGTTACAAGTGTGGaaagtttgggcatatgaggaggcagtgtccccgCCTTCTTGAGGGTTCGTCTCAGTAAAGGGGTCAGCCCTCaacttcagctccagttacttcaccacccgctcaggcagctaggggtgggggtcaatcagctaggggtcgcaccaaagagggaggtcgatcagatgatggtcaggcccatttctatgcactcccagccagaCTAGATGTTATTGCtacagatgctgtgattacaggtattgtatcagtctgccatagagatgcctttgtattatttgatcctggttccactttttcatatgtgtcatcatactttgcccgtTATCTGGATACACCCCGTGAGTCTTttgtttcatctattcatgtatctactctggtgggcgatactatagTTGTGGATCGTGTAGActagtcgtgtgtggtgactattgggggtatgGGACCCCGAGTGGACTGCTCTTTTTCCTCCTTGTTTTGCTTGTAGTACTCTTTCCTCAATTCAACTTTCCTCTGCAGAACTTGTTAGAAAATATAGGAGAATCGAATATATTTATTCATGGTTTATTTAAAAATCCTTATTTATACGTATGAAAATACATGAATAATTTATATTCATCACTAGCCACTCTAgtcctcttcgcaaacgcgaaggcccaATCACCGACGCGAAGCTCTAATTGTGAACGCAAAGTCCTAAACTCCAAGCAAACGAGAACGTGTCACCACAATCACGAATGCGTAAGCCACAATTACCCCTATGTGCACACCTTCGCGGACGCGAACTCCTCATGCGAAGAACGTGAACCAATCTGCCAAGCACTTTGCGAACACACGGCCAACAGCCGCGAATGCGAATAATAGAGCTCCACTAGCCCACTCCTTCTACGCCAGTGCAATAACACCCCCGCGATCGTGATTCATACCTGACACAAGCAATGTAAACTCCGTTGAAATGGGACGAAACCAGCTTGAATCATACTCGAGCCCCTCAagaccctgtccaatcataccaGTAAGTCCAAATATttcatccaaacttatccaaaggctccaAATACCGCAATAAATCAAAACCAAGAAGCGAAGATCAAaatcattctcttaactttcaacATTCCAACTTCGCTGAATGCGTCTGAACCACACTTAAACATTTCGGATTACAACCAAACTTTATATTTAAGTTCAATCAACTAAATGAATATATTCAAAGATTCAAAATCACAATAGAGTTCTAATAACATAgaagtcaactcccggttaaacttatgaactcgccaattcttcaaattgccaactttcgactaATAAAGCCAAAACCTTGTAGGAACATCCAAATCTATATCCGAAtgtacgcccaagtctaaaaccaccatacaaacctattggaatcatcaaattatcaatccgaggtcatttactcaaaagtcaaaccttgatcaactctctcgcaagtcgtaatacatcatatgaagctacccAAGGCCTCAGACCATCAAACGAAATGCCaaagctcaaaacgacaggtcgggtcgttacacataattTTTCTTAACTTTTTGTTTTGTATGTATATATCATTATAAATGTGTAGTCTCACATCAATTCATATAATATAAATTCTGAATATTCTAAAATTATCCTAATAATCTTCACTTGATGCAAGAAACTTTATTACTCCTGGCACTGCAAATTAAAGGCAAATATAATACGTACTCAGATAATTTTCCTTTGACTTGCTATAAAGAGAGAAAGCATCTTTCTCTCCACGACTTCAGAAGCATTTATCTTTAATCCTTTTCTTAACCGCTACAAATCTAGTATCCTAGGAAACAAAGTGAATCACAATATGCTAAAACaatccaagaaaagaaaaaggacatATAAGAATGATACTATTGAGAATCTTTTGGAAAAATCATATGTTGATGATTTCTAATAACTAAAAAGTTGAAGACTAAAAAGAATGCTAATTAATATCCACATGATACAAAAGAAATGGCAATACATAATCCTTTTGTTTATACCTCTTTTATACTAGATTCAGATGAAACAAAATCTCAAGAAACCGGAGAAGACATATACCTTACACCATTATGAATTatccccaaaaataaaaaaaccaaaaTATAGAGACTCGTTTAATCATCGTCCATTGCATCTGAAATCGCATGTCCGACCAGCGCACCACCCACCAGCCCTGCACCCAAACCCAGCCCTACTCCCATCGCTCCAAACTTGTTACCCTTATTATTATTTGGTTGTTGGACTTGCTGCTGCATTGGAGGATTATATCCATACCCTGGTGGAGGTGGATATTGATCATATCCAGCAGGTGGATACCCGGGCGGTGGCATTGCGGCCGGGTATCCACCATATCCAGGGGAAGGATATCCTCCTGGATGATGTTGCTGGTATGTCATTCCAGTTGATGACGTACCACACCAAACAGGTGGCATATGAGTTTGTGGATAGCCAGTGACAGGTTGGTGGTTGACATGGTGAGTCCCAGCTGGTAATGCAGGATAACCATTGATATGTTGGTTGTGAGCAAATTTTTTTCCAAACTTGTACGCGAACTTTAGGGTACCTTTAGGTTTCCTAGTCCCAGAAGTGAAGACCTGATATTCAACAATCCTCTCAGCGCTGCCTTCATCGTTTGAGGTGGAATCTGTAAAGAGTTCTTGGATTGGAATAGTGACAATGCCGATATCCTTATCACCAAAAAAACGATTAGATCTAAGGcgaaagaaaagggaaagatcAGGCTTAGTAAGGGAAGGCTCATCCAAGGTAAATTTCATGGGGTAATTCCACCTGGGGCTAGTGCCACCTTTTTTGTCTACAAAtgtctttttcttgtttttggcGTAGCCAAAGATGGACACTTCTACATAGACATCCATAGGATAAAAAAGATTGACATTTTTAATGCAGTCGGCAGAGAGCACCGTGATATCAAATGGACGCCATTCCATTGTTGAAACTCTTGAGATATATTATTCGATATATCCTCAAGAGATTCAGGGAGGAATGGTAATTGAAAGAGAATGTTTAGTCTCTGCTTCTTTAGATGTTAAAGGGGAAAGGGTGAGCAGGAGCGATTAACTCACGACCGTAAAAATTACCGTTAAAGGAGGAGAAGAAAGGAAGGTTCTGAAGAGTCCACTCACAAAATGGAGTTGTATTTAGGAcctttaatttaatttgtttccCGACATTCTTCCCCTCTTATTTATCTGTTTGAGAAGAATGGGCTTTGTTTTGCCACTTTGGCTTGGCTAAGGAACAATTCGACTCTATCACATGCGAACGTTTGGCTCTCGATTAAGGAGCTAATTAGACTCCGACTCTGTTTAACTGATAGCCAGGCATTTGACATAATAAAGCTACTACTAGAAATTGGACCTATAGCAACGGGTTTACCGCAATGGTTATAAAACCATTGTGGTAGATGGTCTGAAGCAATGGTTTAAGCCGTTGCACAAGGATCTTCATTCTATTAACAAACTTTTGCAACTAAACCATTGCAGTAGCTAAAGAACCGCTGCCATAGAGGTATTTACTGCAGTGGTTTATTTAACCGTTGTAATAAGTATCTCTACATCGACTGTTCATTAAAAAATACTATTAGATATGGCGAGGGTTTTCAGTTCGCTCCCAAATTTCCCTCCTCTATtatctcaacaaaaaaaaaaaaaaaactaaaatatagTCATTTTTAAGTCGTTATATTatattctaattttattttgttcttttgactatAGCTGAATACTTCGAAGATTGTAGAACTCTCAAACACATCGAGCTTTGAAATTTCTCTGCGACCAACAAATCTCTTTTAGAAGAGCCGAGAAACGAAGCTCT is a genomic window containing:
- the LOC107770254 gene encoding protein SRC2 homolog, with translation MEWRPFDITVLSADCIKNVNLFYPMDVYVEVSIFGYAKNKKKTFVDKKGGTSPRWNYPMKFTLDEPSLTKPDLSLFFRLRSNRFFGDKDIGIVTIPIQELFTDSTSNDEGSAERIVEYQVFTSGTRKPKGTLKFAYKFGKKFAHNQHINGYPALPAGTHHVNHQPVTGYPQTHMPPVWCGTSSTGMTYQQHHPGGYPSPGYGGYPAAMPPPGYPPAGYDQYPPPPGYGYNPPMQQQVQQPNNNKGNKFGAMGVGLGLGAGLVGGALVGHAISDAMDDD